The Oceanispirochaeta sp. genomic sequence ATATAATCCTGACGGTCAATTTTTCCCACATCACCCCCGGGAATGCCGTTTTTGGATGTAAGAGCCCCCAGGATATCACCGGCACTGATCTTATTCCTCCTCCCTCCG encodes the following:
- a CDS encoding DbpA RNA binding domain-containing protein; amino-acid sequence: GGRRNKISAGDILGALTSKNGIPGGDVGKIDRQDYITFVAVKRGSAARALKVMEEDQIKGHLFKAMIHDA